A region of Candidatus Leptovillus gracilis DNA encodes the following proteins:
- a CDS encoding GNAT family N-acetyltransferase, giving the protein MRNTPMIPDILNQLEANIRTVGRQERTVITQAHFEIFISPRRLDHLSFAIPLPEAPRQWATAVTEMQATFAQHHKRARLEYIADLHPDLAPALEQAGLVCESRAPVMALDMAKLSPPPALPPPATYHPLFPDDEALLRTYLRHQSLAYGGTGAAEAMDWLPNLQNGLANRSVLGAYLLQDNEMVSGAVIQIGAGIGELAGVWSASTRRKRGLAFALCQQLLAEYTAVGYSHCWLSAAEGAQRLYEKLGFVTVGAQLNYGAALPIHPA; this is encoded by the coding sequence ATGCGAAACACCCCCATGATCCCAGACATCCTCAACCAACTGGAAGCCAACATCCGTACGGTAGGCCGGCAAGAACGCACCGTCATCACCCAGGCGCACTTTGAAATCTTCATCTCCCCGCGCCGGCTAGACCATCTCAGCTTTGCCATCCCGCTGCCAGAAGCCCCCCGCCAATGGGCCACGGCCGTAACCGAAATGCAGGCCACCTTCGCCCAACATCACAAGCGGGCGCGCCTGGAATACATCGCCGATCTACACCCGGACCTGGCCCCCGCCCTGGAACAGGCCGGCCTGGTCTGCGAAAGCCGCGCGCCCGTCATGGCGCTGGACATGGCAAAACTGTCGCCGCCGCCCGCGCTGCCGCCCCCGGCCACCTACCACCCCCTCTTCCCCGACGACGAAGCCCTGCTGCGAACCTATCTCCGCCATCAGAGCCTGGCCTACGGCGGAACCGGCGCAGCGGAAGCGATGGATTGGCTGCCTAATCTACAAAATGGGCTGGCCAACAGGAGCGTTCTGGGCGCTTACCTCCTCCAAGACAACGAAATGGTCTCCGGGGCAGTCATCCAAATAGGCGCAGGCATCGGCGAACTTGCCGGGGTTTGGAGCGCGTCCACGCGGCGCAAGCGCGGTCTGGCCTTTGCCTTGTGCCAACAGTTGTTAGCGGAGTATACGGCCGTTGGTTACTCCCACTGCTGGCTCTCGGCCGCCGAAGGCGCACAGCGCTTATACGAAAAACTGGGCTTTGTCACGGTAGGCGCACAGTTGAACTACGGCGCAGCCCTACCCATCCACCCGGCTTAA